The following proteins are encoded in a genomic region of Sorangiineae bacterium MSr12523:
- a CDS encoding TonB-dependent receptor: MLHRSFFLLAPLLAAGTARAQDVPKPAQPQEITVAGTRVARTAGSAHVIKEKRLEVFRYDDPTAIVTQVPGVYARGEDGFGLRPNIGLRGVNPDRSKKVALMEDGIPFAPAPYSASAAYYFPIMSRMVAVRVIKGPAAISYGPQTVGGAIDFITRSIPQTTSGAIDAATGEYGYGKLHGYVGSGNEKVGFLVEGVHLRNSGFKELPNGADTGFARNEWMFKGYYVVDPTAAIRNEIRLKLTYSDEVSNETYLGLSDRDFRENPFRRYAASSLDRMQWHRTGIAVSHVFTPAREIAVTTTLYRYDLARTWRKVNGFRGADLFGVLTDPTNPRNAVYDAVLNGADGASSSENILIGPNQRDFVSQGVEMRVKYDPRTGPVSHRIEYGIRLHQDRVERRHSEDAFAMSGGTLVPVPQPTVVTAFNEASSEALAIHATDAITWKKLTVTPGLRVEAIRGSFTDRATHQTTRGLTQVLLPGAGVFYSILPPLGVLAGVHRGFSPPPPGSPSDVHAESSVNYEAGARFVKGAARAEVIGFYNDYSNLTDVCTLSSGCVEQNLDRQFDAGRARIYGLEAYAEHDVPVVADIKLPVRASYTLTRSEFLRTFRSEDPIFGNVVRGDEMPYVPRHQLNASIGLDTKRVSGAVSMNYVAKMREQAGRAALDNVLHTDSLLVFDASATFRLFESISIYANVRNIFDEHAIVSRRPFGARPNAPRWIQVGIKATF, from the coding sequence ATGCTCCATCGCTCCTTTTTTCTCCTCGCTCCGTTGCTCGCCGCCGGCACGGCACGCGCGCAAGACGTGCCAAAGCCGGCGCAACCCCAAGAGATCACCGTCGCGGGAACACGGGTGGCGCGCACGGCAGGATCGGCCCACGTCATCAAGGAAAAGCGGCTGGAGGTGTTTCGCTACGACGACCCCACCGCCATCGTCACACAGGTTCCCGGTGTCTACGCACGCGGAGAAGATGGATTCGGGTTGCGGCCCAACATCGGACTGCGGGGCGTCAATCCCGACCGGAGCAAAAAGGTGGCGCTGATGGAAGATGGTATTCCGTTTGCGCCGGCGCCCTATTCGGCCTCGGCGGCCTACTACTTTCCCATCATGTCCCGCATGGTGGCGGTACGCGTCATCAAAGGCCCCGCGGCCATCAGCTACGGACCACAGACGGTGGGCGGCGCGATCGATTTCATCACGCGCTCGATACCGCAAACCACATCGGGGGCCATCGATGCAGCGACCGGCGAATACGGCTACGGGAAGCTGCACGGATACGTCGGCAGCGGGAACGAGAAGGTGGGGTTTCTCGTCGAAGGCGTGCACCTTCGAAACAGCGGGTTCAAAGAGCTCCCGAACGGCGCCGATACCGGATTCGCACGCAATGAGTGGATGTTCAAAGGCTACTACGTCGTCGACCCGACCGCCGCCATCCGCAACGAGATTCGATTGAAGCTCACCTATTCCGACGAGGTCTCCAACGAGACGTACCTCGGATTGAGCGACCGCGATTTTCGCGAGAACCCATTCCGACGCTATGCCGCAAGCTCGCTCGACCGCATGCAGTGGCATCGAACCGGCATCGCCGTCTCCCACGTGTTCACCCCCGCGCGCGAGATTGCGGTAACCACGACCCTCTATCGCTACGATTTGGCGCGCACCTGGCGCAAGGTCAACGGGTTTCGCGGCGCCGATCTGTTCGGGGTGTTGACCGATCCAACGAACCCACGCAACGCCGTCTACGACGCCGTGCTCAATGGGGCCGATGGCGCGAGCTCGAGCGAGAATATCTTGATTGGCCCCAATCAGCGCGATTTCGTCTCCCAGGGCGTGGAGATGCGCGTGAAATACGATCCCAGAACGGGGCCTGTCTCGCACAGAATCGAATATGGAATTCGGCTTCACCAGGATCGGGTGGAGCGCCGGCACAGCGAGGATGCCTTCGCCATGAGCGGAGGCACGTTGGTGCCGGTTCCCCAGCCCACGGTGGTGACGGCCTTCAACGAGGCGTCCTCGGAGGCGCTGGCCATTCATGCCACGGATGCCATCACGTGGAAGAAACTCACCGTCACGCCGGGGCTGCGCGTCGAAGCCATTCGAGGAAGCTTCACCGACCGCGCCACCCACCAAACGACGCGCGGACTTACGCAGGTTCTCTTGCCCGGTGCGGGTGTGTTCTATTCGATTTTACCGCCCTTGGGCGTGCTCGCAGGTGTTCATCGCGGATTCAGCCCGCCGCCTCCCGGCAGCCCTTCCGACGTTCACGCTGAATCGAGTGTCAATTACGAAGCCGGTGCGCGATTCGTCAAAGGGGCCGCGCGCGCAGAGGTCATCGGCTTCTACAACGACTATTCCAACTTGACCGACGTCTGCACACTCTCCAGTGGCTGCGTCGAGCAGAATCTCGATCGGCAATTCGACGCGGGGCGCGCGCGCATCTATGGGCTGGAAGCCTATGCCGAGCACGACGTGCCGGTGGTCGCGGACATCAAGCTGCCGGTGCGGGCCTCGTACACGCTCACGCGATCGGAATTTCTACGCACCTTCCGCTCCGAAGATCCCATCTTCGGCAATGTCGTGCGCGGCGACGAAATGCCCTACGTACCGCGCCACCAGCTCAATGCATCCATCGGCCTGGACACCAAACGCGTTTCCGGCGCCGTCTCGATGAACTACGTCGCGAAAATGCGCGAGCAAGCCGGCCGCGCGGCCTTGGACAACGTGCTCCACACCGACTCGCTGCTCGTGTTCGACGCCAGCGCCACGTTCCGCTTGTTCGAGAGCATTTCGATTTATGCCAATGTCCGCAACATCTTCGACGAACACGCCATCGTCTCGCGACGCCCCTTCGGCGCACGCCCCAATGCACCGCGGTGGATTCAAGTGGGCATCAAGGCGACTTTTTGA
- a CDS encoding HTTM domain-containing protein codes for MNRGARTFDELGSRLFRPVDIAFLAAFRFLFGITMCVSMLRFIAYGWIDDFFVSPAFHFKYWGFAWVKPLAPGAMHALFWVLAALAASVAVGLAFRITAILFALGFSYLQLVDVATYLNHYYLAALLGVLLAVSPAHRAFSVDAWLWKAPLAEVPAGWLYLLRFQIGVVYTFAGLAKANADWLIHAQPLRIWLGSKTGLPWIGPVFAWPGVPLAMSWAGFLFDTFIVWFLAWRRTRLAAFGLVIVFHAMTRLLFPIGMFPVIMVLSALVYFPPDWPRRWLGRSTEPPAAPTAIPTPAPWARGRKIALSLAALHCLVQLVMPLRYLAYGDGVRWHEQGMRFSWRVMVREKNGSVTFVVRNKNTGRVWHVSPRAILTPLQEREMAGQPDLILQLAHRVRQEAEARGEGPVEVRVDALVSLNGRRLRRMIDPDVDLASIPDGIGRRAFILPGPTEPPPHIRPI; via the coding sequence ATGAACCGAGGCGCGCGCACATTCGACGAACTCGGCTCGCGGCTGTTTCGGCCCGTCGACATCGCATTTCTGGCCGCGTTTCGCTTCTTGTTCGGCATCACGATGTGCGTCAGCATGCTGCGCTTCATCGCGTACGGCTGGATTGACGACTTCTTCGTCTCGCCCGCGTTCCACTTCAAATACTGGGGCTTCGCCTGGGTGAAGCCGCTCGCCCCCGGCGCGATGCACGCCCTGTTCTGGGTGCTCGCGGCGCTCGCGGCCTCCGTGGCCGTGGGCCTGGCGTTTCGAATTACGGCCATTCTCTTCGCACTTGGGTTTTCCTATCTACAATTGGTCGATGTCGCGACCTATTTGAATCATTACTATTTGGCGGCGCTGCTCGGGGTGCTGTTGGCGGTGTCGCCGGCCCATCGCGCGTTTTCCGTCGATGCATGGCTCTGGAAAGCACCGCTCGCCGAGGTGCCCGCTGGGTGGCTGTATCTGCTTCGATTCCAGATAGGTGTCGTTTACACCTTTGCAGGACTCGCCAAGGCGAATGCCGATTGGTTGATCCATGCGCAACCCCTGCGAATTTGGCTCGGTTCGAAAACGGGGCTGCCCTGGATTGGGCCGGTATTTGCGTGGCCTGGGGTGCCACTCGCCATGAGCTGGGCGGGATTTCTGTTCGATACGTTCATCGTTTGGTTTCTCGCCTGGCGGCGGACGCGTCTCGCGGCATTCGGCTTGGTCATCGTGTTTCATGCGATGACCCGCCTGCTTTTCCCAATTGGGATGTTTCCGGTCATCATGGTGCTTTCCGCGCTCGTGTATTTTCCGCCGGATTGGCCACGGCGGTGGCTGGGTCGCAGCACCGAACCGCCGGCCGCCCCCACCGCCATCCCTACTCCGGCACCGTGGGCGCGCGGTCGCAAAATCGCCCTATCGTTGGCCGCTCTTCATTGCCTCGTTCAACTCGTCATGCCGCTGCGGTATTTGGCCTACGGCGATGGGGTACGCTGGCACGAGCAAGGAATGCGGTTCTCGTGGCGCGTGATGGTGCGCGAGAAAAATGGGAGCGTCACGTTCGTCGTGCGCAACAAGAATACGGGGCGCGTTTGGCACGTGAGCCCGCGCGCGATCCTGACGCCACTCCAGGAGCGCGAGATGGCCGGGCAGCCCGATCTCATTTTGCAGCTGGCCCACCGCGTGCGGCAGGAGGCCGAAGCGCGCGGTGAGGGCCCCGTCGAGGTGCGTGTCGACGCCCTCGTTTCGCTCAATGGGCGCAGGCTGCGGCGCATGATTGATCCCGACGTCGATCTCGCGTCGATACCGGATGGCATCGGACGGCGCGCATTCATTCTCCCTGGTCCGACCGAACCCCCACCGCACATCCGGCCCATTTAG
- a CDS encoding imelysin family protein — translation MRCFLRIAWAVAACAASVGLAVLGANAGCRKAPPDENVYTGSGGSKPPPAGTTPDSGDFDKRALLQAAGECAIGRYRDFEGSARALRDAAAEWRDDPSDARRAAVQQVWRAAMATWEQAEVFRVGPAARSGDPGGKNLRDQIYSWPLFHRCTIEEQLVDETYARPEFATSLISTRGLGGFEFLAFYGGTDNACPSGSPINALGSWNRLGPEEIGRRKARYAAAIADNIGGHVAALLAAWDPAGGNFLHELTAAGAGSATFATPQDAFNALSDALFYVEQEVKDDKLGKPLGLNDCTQGRCPEAVESRYARISKENITANLIGFRRLFQGCGDNGAGLGFDDWLRAVGASDLADRMIAMLASTQAAADALDGSLEQALESSPAKVEALHRAVKTLTDLLKTEFVTVLNLELPKGSEGDND, via the coding sequence GTGCGCTGTTTCCTGCGGATCGCGTGGGCCGTGGCCGCGTGCGCGGCATCGGTGGGGCTTGCGGTGCTCGGTGCAAACGCCGGGTGCCGCAAGGCGCCGCCGGACGAAAATGTCTATACGGGATCCGGCGGCAGCAAGCCGCCTCCCGCCGGGACGACCCCCGATTCGGGCGACTTCGACAAGCGAGCCTTGCTCCAGGCGGCGGGAGAATGCGCCATCGGCCGATACCGCGATTTCGAAGGCTCCGCACGCGCATTGCGCGATGCTGCCGCCGAATGGCGCGACGATCCGAGCGACGCACGTCGAGCCGCCGTTCAACAAGTCTGGCGCGCCGCCATGGCCACGTGGGAGCAAGCGGAGGTGTTTCGCGTAGGACCGGCGGCGCGCTCCGGCGATCCTGGCGGAAAGAATCTGCGCGACCAGATTTACAGTTGGCCGCTCTTTCATCGCTGCACCATCGAGGAGCAGCTGGTCGACGAAACGTACGCGCGTCCGGAGTTCGCGACCTCCCTCATCAGCACGCGAGGGCTCGGCGGCTTCGAGTTCCTCGCGTTCTACGGTGGGACGGACAACGCGTGTCCGTCCGGCTCGCCCATCAATGCGCTCGGGTCGTGGAATCGATTGGGACCCGAGGAAATCGGCCGCCGCAAAGCGCGGTATGCTGCGGCCATTGCCGACAACATCGGCGGGCACGTCGCGGCCTTGCTCGCGGCATGGGATCCCGCCGGCGGCAACTTTCTCCACGAGCTCACCGCCGCCGGCGCGGGAAGCGCCACGTTTGCGACTCCTCAAGACGCCTTCAATGCGCTGAGCGACGCCTTGTTCTACGTAGAGCAGGAGGTAAAGGACGACAAGCTGGGAAAGCCCCTCGGCTTGAACGACTGCACGCAGGGCCGCTGTCCGGAGGCCGTCGAGTCGCGCTATGCGCGCATTTCCAAAGAGAACATCACGGCCAATTTGATCGGGTTTCGCCGGCTCTTCCAAGGATGCGGCGACAACGGTGCGGGGCTAGGATTCGACGATTGGCTGCGCGCGGTCGGCGCTTCCGATCTCGCCGATCGCATGATTGCGATGCTGGCGAGCACGCAAGCCGCGGCGGACGCGCTGGATGGGTCGCTGGAGCAGGCCTTGGAATCGTCGCCCGCCAAGGTGGAGGCGCTCCACCGCGCGGTGAAGACGCTCACCGATTTGCTGAAAACGGAGTTCGTCACCGTCCTGAACCTCGAGCTCCCCAAGGGCAGCGAGGGAGACAACGATTGA
- a CDS encoding ferritin-like domain-containing protein, giving the protein MTVWVLQTGLLYYWFTDRAVVGFNAILLLAGLQLLITAAAGITVKMLRTRARLLGVPRGGDGAALLFFIVGGIGSVTTLGISALVAFVAFLAAGMAHGRSLRVRGRPVTADVHRSMEWAKGSRPNAAALDAATRDALTELWLHDAKGEHASVPAFSQVAWDLAALGAPPNLLARAHKSALDEIDHAQRCFALASEYAGHPLGPAAMADLNTGMRKRPRNRERALIAVARETLLDGAFLESYSAELARAGLEDATDPAVREVLARIAQDESEHAELAWDILVFCIDAGGAPVARALHETAMAIGELPPAPYRREQLGLVALADPRALCAHGRVGLEKWAPIYAGCRKAILGRLEGLLGTRHNGASLTGERQDSCSANTLGPAST; this is encoded by the coding sequence GTGACGGTTTGGGTCCTCCAAACGGGCCTACTTTATTATTGGTTCACCGACCGCGCCGTCGTTGGATTCAATGCGATATTGCTTCTCGCGGGACTCCAGCTATTGATTACCGCCGCAGCGGGGATCACGGTCAAAATGCTTCGAACCCGGGCGCGGTTGCTGGGCGTACCACGTGGCGGGGATGGCGCGGCTCTGCTCTTCTTCATCGTCGGCGGAATTGGATCGGTCACTACGCTTGGGATCTCGGCGCTCGTGGCGTTCGTGGCCTTCTTGGCAGCAGGAATGGCGCATGGGAGAAGTCTTCGGGTTCGAGGTCGACCGGTGACGGCGGACGTTCACCGCTCCATGGAATGGGCGAAGGGGTCGCGGCCGAATGCCGCGGCGCTCGATGCTGCAACGCGGGATGCGCTCACGGAGCTCTGGCTGCACGATGCCAAGGGCGAGCATGCGAGCGTGCCGGCGTTTTCCCAGGTGGCTTGGGATCTCGCCGCATTGGGTGCACCGCCAAACCTTCTCGCCCGCGCGCACAAGAGCGCGCTCGACGAGATCGATCATGCGCAGCGCTGCTTTGCTCTGGCGAGCGAATATGCGGGACATCCGCTTGGTCCAGCGGCAATGGCAGACCTCAACACTGGAATGAGAAAGCGTCCGCGAAACCGAGAACGTGCCCTTATCGCGGTGGCGAGGGAGACGCTGCTCGACGGTGCATTCTTGGAGTCCTACAGCGCGGAGCTGGCACGCGCCGGATTGGAGGATGCGACCGATCCCGCTGTCCGTGAGGTGCTCGCGCGAATCGCACAAGACGAGTCCGAACATGCGGAACTCGCATGGGACATCCTGGTGTTTTGCATCGATGCCGGCGGAGCGCCAGTCGCGCGTGCTTTGCATGAGACCGCAATGGCCATTGGAGAGCTCCCCCCGGCGCCATATCGTCGTGAGCAACTCGGGTTGGTGGCGCTCGCCGACCCTCGGGCACTGTGCGCCCATGGCCGGGTGGGTCTGGAAAAATGGGCACCTATCTACGCCGGATGCCGAAAGGCGATACTCGGACGGCTCGAAGGCTTGCTAGGCACGCGCCACAATGGGGCCTCGCTCACCGGTGAGCGTCAAGATAGTTGTTCAGCAAATACGTTAGGACCAGCTAGCACGTAG
- a CDS encoding phage baseplate assembly protein V, with protein MLPLPFDPEALIDDVLGGLTEGSPADDPFELTAGPLLTGQLRVLEFEGAEYINDLYVYTVTCTSRLPMEMLNAAADGEPACLTIKGTGEHEPRLIQGIVESIEALGPPPGDRATTRKRYRITIVPKLWLLTQRRSIRYFQFQTPKQIIEKVLADIKIAPSECHWHIKEDEYPVILFAYQREESDYEFFRRVLSDAGIFFCFEHASGTLDSLVPGAGAIAGALGTVADVVGGPVGAAVEEAGAMAKMLTTLVFTDESSHLPAVQDMALANELVGDALKDLATKIGGDTLGDMVDANPAGEIVFDDEAGGANDQERILEFGLKKRLRPKQIRMLDREVGASKNWAGVAKKDLATPSYDLGAGLSIGSITSMVREGPSLVAHAGFDLDIDSPTIAPSMLLQQLYQLDPNLRGYGDKQRRIDIELDRLRVQRIEGSGQSTCRRLAAGYRFRLAGHPVGTLNTEYTVTAMVSKGVADPASADEHVYRNSFQCAPVRIRPIPPRMPRPKLSDELARVVALRGERMTAHLDTNAYGYVHIRFDWEVVDDGGGNFRDLAYEEHDTAVWVPVSQPWAGDGYGMQCLPREGMRVWIGFIEGQGERPFVKGCFYDKENELPFAHDTDQQKIGLFSRTIPENGNWSEISISDQRDAELMRVRAARDLDVHVLNNSNTHVEGNSAEHVEGHRNIHVDKDLGTSVLGTERRAVARDRIDGVGGALKTKVGGSTEMDVTGNSTETIRGSQEHTVLGDSQVEVAGERRTVIADQEVVNIGRQHVMSVGEPDEPGRSYMTVVDGIYRRRAKTMVLEADETLILRSGKTELRLTPDTIALLSHAIQGISKELKLRGDGPTLRLDETARIYAKEIGLYGSDSLVRVADKVQIGASSALNDTAGVHKPPPRLESRYAIELFERAAELVEAHDFAAWAMAIFGSDVPPESYLTLHRNLRAKALPNAKIVLSTAGSLGGEFGSYNNKSREIHVSHDLATSAETNPRDAAELFLVLLHEFGHHVDNVLRRDYTQPPNEDDAPGEEGATFAYAIAGIDHAKKDHVVFGMHTRDGAGAPLRVDYPAFHRALKEYKEEPGRKEGGKAKTVEGFGAGGLGKPAKPRHNSLFTHGSIEDQGLDQADPVFYSNASDRRVRDKVYFGNWLRDNSQFLTPVTIKAFDVLWAGESVVVPGTGRAMLTELVDLLARHDFPGLRPYAKVTEKNLGWYVAHEHIDNPKGLPGVGDDQTAIDEFGIKAYIAKTKNFIADSLRQAARASDPERYRLLGQALHPLEDLFAHSNFIELALIRLQREGVIPNDPPVFPWVGLKSEVRVRPGGPNPDTRFPLVTGMFGLADTVVSLSEMILEKLDLPPGNQDPSWIDLLSMIYPREHWIVNQMLAPKGKRQDGEMPDDLGGAFKRLLVGAAMAPATQVKRRLAFACTQLLKAMAIQEDDFEKDVRNPDASTNTDPTHSMLSKDHGENPVHEVAAKCAIRAVCEVGRAMRRVWQDGESVERAVDTALAYIVHPNDISMNGTGMARLPAELMQIIKEFAQKNPGVIRERLNLEGSFATFKKHDADERRKLAQLANDALGEDEKLMQGMLALLPELDPYPKSEAS; from the coding sequence ATGCTGCCTCTGCCTTTCGACCCGGAAGCCCTCATCGACGACGTTCTCGGTGGCCTCACCGAGGGGAGTCCGGCGGACGACCCGTTCGAGCTTACGGCGGGGCCGCTTTTGACGGGGCAGTTGCGCGTGCTCGAATTCGAGGGCGCCGAGTACATCAACGATCTCTACGTGTACACGGTCACCTGCACGAGCCGCCTTCCCATGGAGATGCTCAACGCCGCAGCCGACGGCGAACCGGCATGCCTCACCATCAAAGGCACGGGCGAGCACGAGCCTCGCCTCATTCAGGGAATCGTGGAGAGCATCGAGGCGCTCGGCCCGCCGCCGGGCGATCGGGCCACGACGCGCAAGCGTTACCGCATCACCATCGTGCCCAAGTTGTGGCTTCTCACGCAACGCAGGTCGATTCGCTACTTCCAGTTCCAAACGCCGAAACAGATCATCGAGAAGGTCCTGGCGGACATCAAAATAGCGCCAAGCGAATGCCACTGGCACATCAAAGAAGATGAGTATCCGGTGATCCTATTCGCCTACCAGCGCGAGGAGTCCGACTACGAATTTTTCCGCCGTGTGCTCTCGGACGCGGGCATTTTTTTCTGCTTCGAGCATGCATCGGGGACGCTCGACAGCCTTGTGCCCGGTGCTGGCGCCATCGCAGGCGCCCTCGGCACGGTGGCGGATGTCGTCGGCGGCCCGGTGGGCGCGGCGGTCGAGGAGGCTGGTGCAATGGCCAAGATGCTCACGACGCTCGTCTTCACCGACGAGTCGAGCCATCTCCCCGCCGTACAGGACATGGCTCTCGCCAACGAGCTGGTGGGCGATGCCCTGAAAGACCTCGCCACCAAGATCGGCGGCGACACCCTCGGAGACATGGTCGATGCGAATCCGGCCGGCGAGATCGTATTCGACGACGAGGCCGGCGGCGCGAACGATCAAGAACGAATCTTGGAATTCGGGCTCAAGAAGCGCCTCCGCCCCAAACAGATCCGCATGCTCGACCGCGAAGTGGGTGCGTCGAAGAATTGGGCAGGCGTCGCCAAGAAGGACCTCGCTACGCCATCCTATGACTTGGGCGCTGGACTCTCGATTGGGTCCATCACCTCCATGGTCCGCGAGGGGCCATCGCTCGTCGCCCACGCTGGCTTCGATCTCGACATCGACTCGCCCACGATCGCTCCTTCGATGCTGCTTCAGCAGCTGTACCAGCTCGATCCGAATCTGCGTGGGTATGGCGACAAGCAACGGCGCATCGATATCGAACTCGATCGCCTCCGCGTACAGCGCATCGAAGGTTCCGGGCAGAGCACGTGCCGGCGGCTCGCAGCTGGTTATCGATTCCGGCTTGCAGGCCATCCCGTCGGCACATTGAACACCGAATACACCGTCACCGCCATGGTCAGTAAAGGCGTGGCCGACCCGGCATCCGCCGACGAGCATGTCTACCGAAACTCCTTTCAATGTGCTCCCGTTCGGATTCGCCCCATACCTCCGCGAATGCCACGGCCCAAGCTCTCGGACGAGCTCGCACGCGTCGTGGCCCTTCGCGGCGAGCGCATGACGGCCCATCTCGATACGAATGCGTACGGATATGTGCACATTCGGTTCGATTGGGAGGTCGTCGACGACGGAGGCGGCAACTTCCGCGACCTCGCCTATGAAGAGCACGACACTGCCGTCTGGGTTCCGGTCAGCCAGCCTTGGGCGGGCGACGGCTATGGAATGCAATGCCTTCCGCGCGAAGGGATGCGGGTTTGGATCGGTTTCATCGAGGGGCAAGGAGAACGCCCTTTCGTGAAGGGATGCTTCTACGACAAGGAAAACGAGCTTCCGTTCGCGCATGACACGGATCAGCAGAAGATCGGCCTCTTCTCGAGGACGATCCCGGAAAATGGCAACTGGAGCGAGATCTCGATCAGCGATCAAAGAGACGCTGAACTAATGCGCGTTCGCGCAGCGCGCGATCTCGATGTGCACGTACTCAACAATTCGAACACGCATGTCGAGGGTAACTCGGCGGAGCACGTCGAAGGTCATAGGAATATCCATGTGGACAAGGACCTCGGTACGAGCGTGCTCGGCACGGAGCGACGTGCCGTGGCGCGCGATCGCATCGACGGTGTGGGCGGTGCCCTAAAGACCAAAGTAGGCGGCTCGACCGAGATGGACGTGACCGGCAATTCGACGGAGACGATCCGCGGCTCCCAAGAGCACACCGTGCTTGGCGACAGCCAAGTCGAAGTCGCAGGTGAACGCCGCACCGTGATTGCAGATCAAGAGGTCGTCAACATTGGTCGTCAACACGTCATGTCGGTCGGAGAGCCCGACGAGCCAGGCCGAAGCTACATGACAGTGGTAGATGGAATCTACCGCCGCCGCGCCAAGACGATGGTTCTCGAGGCGGATGAGACGTTGATCCTGCGTTCGGGCAAAACCGAACTTCGCCTCACACCGGACACCATTGCGTTGCTTTCGCACGCGATTCAGGGAATCTCGAAGGAGCTGAAACTCCGTGGCGATGGCCCTACCCTGCGCCTCGACGAAACGGCTCGGATCTACGCCAAGGAGATCGGCTTGTATGGGAGCGACTCGCTCGTCCGTGTCGCCGACAAGGTGCAGATTGGAGCATCATCGGCGCTGAACGACACGGCGGGAGTGCACAAACCTCCGCCCCGTCTCGAAAGCCGATACGCCATCGAATTGTTCGAACGCGCCGCGGAGCTCGTGGAAGCCCACGACTTCGCGGCCTGGGCCATGGCAATTTTTGGCAGCGACGTTCCCCCCGAATCGTATCTGACGCTTCATCGGAATCTCCGCGCAAAGGCTCTCCCGAATGCGAAAATCGTCCTCTCCACGGCGGGGAGTCTGGGCGGGGAGTTCGGCTCGTACAACAACAAGTCGCGAGAAATTCACGTATCACACGATCTCGCCACGTCCGCCGAGACGAATCCTCGCGACGCTGCCGAGCTATTTCTGGTGCTCTTGCATGAGTTTGGCCATCACGTCGACAACGTACTGCGGCGTGACTATACACAGCCACCCAACGAGGATGACGCGCCTGGCGAAGAGGGCGCGACGTTTGCGTATGCAATTGCCGGAATCGATCACGCAAAGAAGGACCATGTCGTGTTCGGAATGCATACGCGAGACGGCGCGGGCGCACCTCTGCGCGTGGACTACCCCGCGTTTCACCGCGCCCTGAAGGAATACAAGGAAGAGCCGGGGCGCAAAGAAGGGGGCAAGGCAAAGACTGTCGAAGGCTTCGGTGCGGGTGGGCTGGGGAAACCGGCCAAGCCGCGTCACAACTCGCTGTTTACCCATGGAAGCATCGAGGACCAGGGGCTAGACCAGGCAGACCCGGTCTTCTATTCAAACGCATCTGACCGGCGCGTCCGGGACAAGGTCTATTTTGGTAATTGGCTTCGCGACAATTCGCAGTTCCTAACGCCTGTCACGATAAAGGCATTTGACGTACTATGGGCGGGTGAGAGCGTCGTCGTGCCGGGGACTGGGCGAGCAATGTTGACGGAGCTCGTCGATCTCCTGGCACGGCACGACTTTCCGGGCCTGCGTCCCTATGCGAAAGTGACCGAAAAGAATCTCGGCTGGTATGTGGCACACGAGCATATCGATAACCCGAAGGGGCTTCCTGGCGTCGGGGACGACCAGACTGCTATCGATGAATTCGGGATTAAGGCATATATAGCCAAAACCAAGAATTTCATTGCAGATTCGCTTCGCCAAGCAGCCAGGGCAAGTGATCCGGAGCGGTATCGTTTGCTGGGCCAAGCACTCCACCCGCTCGAGGATCTCTTCGCGCACTCCAACTTCATCGAGCTCGCACTCATTCGTCTCCAGAGGGAAGGCGTAATCCCGAACGATCCCCCCGTGTTTCCGTGGGTCGGACTCAAGAGCGAGGTTCGAGTGCGGCCGGGCGGCCCCAATCCCGACACGCGCTTCCCACTGGTCACCGGCATGTTTGGGTTAGCGGATACGGTGGTTAGCCTTTCCGAAATGATACTCGAAAAACTCGATCTACCTCCCGGCAACCAGGATCCCTCTTGGATAGACCTTCTCTCGATGATTTATCCGAGGGAACACTGGATCGTCAATCAGATGCTGGCGCCGAAAGGAAAGCGGCAAGACGGAGAAATGCCGGATGATCTTGGCGGTGCGTTCAAACGATTGCTCGTGGGAGCCGCGATGGCGCCTGCCACACAAGTGAAGCGCAGGCTTGCATTCGCCTGTACGCAGCTCCTCAAAGCAATGGCGATCCAGGAAGACGACTTCGAGAAAGATGTCCGCAATCCCGACGCTTCGACCAACACCGACCCCACGCATAGTATGCTGAGCAAGGACCACGGAGAAAATCCTGTTCACGAGGTCGCTGCCAAGTGTGCGATCAGAGCCGTCTGCGAAGTGGGGCGTGCGATGCGGCGAGTTTGGCAAGATGGGGAATCCGTTGAACGAGCCGTGGACACGGCGCTTGCGTACATCGTGCACCCCAACGATATATCTATGAACGGCACGGGGATGGCTCGGTTACCCGCGGAATTGATGCAAATCATCAAAGAATTTGCGCAGAAGAATCCGGGGGTGATCCGAGAAAGATTGAACTTGGAGGGCTCGTTCGCGACGTTCAAGAAGCATGACGCCGATGAACGAAGGAAGCTCGCTCAACTTGCCAACGATGCCTTGGGCGAGGACGAGAAGCTCATGCAAGGGATGCTCGCACTGCTGCCCGAGCTTGACCCCTACCCCAAATCCGAGGCTTCGTAA